aataaactatactttatatattataaaacctttctATAACAagtttaaaattagttaagtaaaataaggtacCGTCGTAAAGGGTTTACGACTcctaaactaaattatatttagtttttaaatacgtataataagcttttattatttagatttaagatctatgctagtattaatacttattcgcagtttattatatagttctatataggggtttttacttatacgtcccggaatatacttatataatatcttattattatttaataacggggatttatattattataagttcgtttagaccgaggaaaagaaaccgttcttatgtttagtatttattactactttttataacacCGTTTAATAacaaaaagtctaattatattccgtaattactaaatctttagcAAAAGTATCCataacgttaagattaagagttaatagaatcgtctttattaaaataaattagtatattagtaaataagtaatatatatcttaatatatataaatatacttacgtttataagaatacttctaactacttaagttctaagggctattttatataaatatactttctAACTAAATTACacttctatttacgtatatactactaattcgttctaattttattaactttatataaatttagaactcttatcgaattcgttattaaaaaggtcgcccttatattatttctagttagctatagtaactatactattaacttacgttacgaaccgtataagactttatatagctaattaactaaaactaagtttaataactattaaacgctatttagaatagtaataatctagATGCATATCttctttaagctactttatagatttataccttaattattaagggctccctaactatattagctaaaagtacgaagtttagtaaggctaattatccttattttaaagtatattaatatctttatattcgtttaaagtagtatatatataataagctctaactaaaagttattttacttagtaaactatagggcggtattatataggttaagtagagattaaaagactttagaattaattttagaatattaaatagtttcgtaattacgagtaatactaaggacgaagaggaattataaatataattatagtttattttaaactatttattaataagaatgcTCGTTtctatctttataatatactaagttatttactattataaactttatcttcttattaaactactataatctcgtcttttttattatttttatcctttttaacctttttcttagcctttacctccttcttaacgatcttcttttcttacttaactaataattcctccttaatctttattattaatttaatattaatacttattaaaagccgtgttTTTAAAACATTTCTATACGTCGTTTTAcctaaagttttagttataattagctttatacgaccttttcccttctttactaactaaggtttaataattagcaacttaattctagtttaaaaaataataaaaagttagtaattattttttttatataaaatcgtagttttaaaaaagaatctctctaaacttatagcttcgtacgctactttataatattctaaaatatcataaggattctttatattaattagaaatactatccactctattaaaaaaatttactaatttattataaaatataaaataataaatcgtattatatcttaatataaaataaacgttaagaagcgattaaactaaactttcctaataaacttcttaataacttaaacgttaatataagtcgttatttagaaactattaagtttgttcttaaaaaaggatgcgttatataatataataaagatattaattattaataattactttagctctttttttatttattaaatacttcgttcccgctcctttaagcctataaaaagagattttattaatattaaggtttatatatttatacgtttttattatataaaaagggtagagcttatataagtattattattaattaatcgTTTCGGAATAGCTTTACGAGGAGGtatcgtaaggttaattagttcggtaacgtcttatataaaaactagaagttattatagatttatattataatatttataagcgagctattagtttaataacttaagtaaaaagtgatttttatttataagagggtaaaaagtagtaattacttctataataaagttataaaaagaagaaaaacttttacgttagagtacgatattatgcgattttatataccgcTATATAgtctaatatattacgaaattaaagtatctcttaagctataaatctttataatccctatttataggttattatactagtctaaACCCTATCCTAAGTAGTGGGGTGAccgtaaaatacgatttctgctttaacatatgaaaaaagtgttttggcggagtgcctcttgtagTCTGCCGTACTTACCATCGTTTTTCATGTTCTCCACTGGTCGAGGACCCAGAGTTGTGCTTCCAACCTCATGTGCAAACTCATATGAATAACGTGAGTTGAGCATGGTTTTTATGAATGAGTGAGGCGGTCACAAAACACCGCACATTTCCCTCCTGAAGCGCTCCTCAACGACGATTGGGATGACTCATGACGTGCACTAAGATACGGAGGACGGACAGAGGCAGAAAAATCCCCATTAAAGTCAGTTCTAGATCATTTCTAGAAGCATCGTGACTAATTGGCAAATCCCCTTTTGATTGAGGATCCGGGAGAGTGCACCGAAATAGGCCTTGAAACTAACGACGTGTCTTCAGGTTGCAGTGCTAGACCCCAGTCAGGGGGCGGTTTGTCACCGTGAGACAAATTAGGGTGGCATGAGCGGCCCCTGCATCAATGCGATCTCCGGGCCAATTTTGTTTACTTCACGTGATCCCCAGTGGGGGAATTTCCTCCCCCCTTTGGCCTTGGGAATTTCGTCGATTCCGAAAGAATTGAACACGACAACCTTGACTTTATCCTCCCAAAAGGAAGGGGTCAAGCAGTGCGGAAACACACCATGTCGACGACTAAACATGAACGGAACAACGACGAGTGGAAGGGCCCGCGACGGCTTCCCTCCGTCAAGGAGAAGCTGTCGAGCTTCGTGCGCCGCGGCCGGGAAAAAGCAAAGAAGACAACACTGTCTGTCTTGGGCGAGTCACGACAGGAGCGGCCATCCCTGGACGAGAGCATGAAAGCTCTCCCGCGGGTCCAGGTGTCAGATTTCGGGACCTCGAGTCTTGAGATCGACCTGCAGTCTCTCGAGGCTTTCCGCATTGCGCCGTCGCAGCCCGCGAGGGGAGCAGAGCAAGCGAAGCAGGTCAAGAAGACTTCTTCGCGGACCTCGACAATGACGCCAATCGCCGACATGTTTGCCAGAAAGGCGACAGCAGCTGCACTCTCCACGGTCGACATGAGGACCCTCAACAAATCCTCGCCGTCATTACTCACCTCTGTCGCCAGCAGCAAGCCTGCCGAAGCACGTCGCCCTGGTCAAGCTCCCTCCATGTCTTCGAGGTCCACTGTTGTTGCTACTGCTGCTGCACCAAGCACTGCATCGAgcgtcatcatcatcaacaaCAACAGCTCGACCGGCCAGCCACAATCACACACCTCGAAACCCTGGCCACCACCAGAGACTCCCCGCACAGCTGCAGCACCCATTCGCACTCAGTTTTCCACGGCATCGACTACGACATCGAACCAAGCCAACAAGCTGCCGCTTCACGAACCGCCACGACGCGCCGCCTTCGTACCGGCCTACGTCCCGTCACGGGCCGCCCCAATCGTCACGCCAGTTGGCCCTGTCATTAGGCCCCACCACCAAAATGCCGACACCGTTGCCAGACAGCAACGGCTGCAGCACAACACGGAAAAGCGCCACTCGAATCCCTCAGGAATGCCCTCGTCGTCAACGACGACCACGACCGCCCCTGCGCCGAACAAGCTTCTCCTCGCAGAAATCACCAACACAGACCGGAGACGGTCTTGGCAACCGGCGCCGACATCGGTCCCATCAGCTGCGGGAACGCCAACATCGTCCGGCCCACCATCTGCATCCGCCCCGTGGCGAGGTCGCGATCTTgatggcagcagcagcaagagAGCATCATCCCGCATCGCCTCGGACCGCCTCGCCTGGATCCGCGAGCTGGAGGagggcaagaagaagaagtcgACAATCAATGGCGATCTTCCCGTTCTCAGGAACATGCAAGGCAGCGTGGCAGACAAGCTAGCCAAGTTTGAGCAGcagaagcagcagcaacaaatGCAGCAGCAGATCCCCCTCACCCGGTCCAACTCGACCAGGAGCCGCATCTCGTCTGTCGCCGACACGACCTTCTCCTCGTACAACGGCCCGGCCACCGCCCGATCGTCTCTCGATACCTGCCGCACCTCCTCCGTTTTCTCGCACTACGATGACTCGTTCCGCGAGAAGATGGAGATTATCACGGGAGCTGCCAACAAGACAGCCGACGAGGAGAATGAGGAGAAGCCTGCCTTGAACAAGGTCACGGCTACTTTTGTGCCGATCGAAAAGAAGGAGCCCATTGTGGCACCTGTCACCCAGGCTGCGGAAGACGAGAGCGCCGCAAAGACCGCTCCCGAGGATGTTGCGCCTGTCTCACCATCAGTGGAGAAGATTGAGCCCTCCTCGACCGATGCACCCATCCCGGCAGATGTTCCTCTTCCGGAGGACGTTGAAGAGAAGGCCGGCCCGATCGAGGTCCCGACCATCTCTGTGTCATCAGAGACCGAGAAGATGGAGCCCACCACGAGCGAGGCTCCTCTTGCGGCGGATGTTCCTCTCCCGGAGGATGTGGAGGTCGAGGAGAAGCCCGCCCCCGAGGAAGTCCCGTCTGTCTCTGTGTCAGTGGAGAAGGCGGAGCCCATCGCGATTGATGCTGATCGTGCGACGGATGAAGCAGCAGAGGAGAAGCCCACTGTGGCCGAAGTCTCCACTGCCGTTGTGGCAGCCGGCGAGATGACCAAGCCTACCTGCGCCGATGGGCCTCAATCCGTTTGATTTTGGTCACTTATCTTAGTTGGACGACAGAGTGTGTCCGCATTTTTGTTTTCTTGTTTTATTTTGCATCCGAAGAGATGTAGGCGCGCAGCGCACAGTTTGATACCAGTAGAgctttctctactcttttgcATGATATTCCCCCCCACACCCCAAAGACAATTCGCTGAGACTAGATTCTCCAGCGCTGGGTTTTGTTAGGAGCGTTTCTATTCACCAGGCTTGGGAGTTTGCATTGTTTCTTGTGTACTAGCTGTAAGATGATAATGATAAGATGTCTATAACGATGGAAATTCAAATTGCCATGCACTTCGGCGATATTACCGAATGAAGCTACTTGAAGTCACGATGTGAGCTGAAGTGAGGGAACATAACTGATGTTATGCGTGTAGAGTCAGAATTCTGTATCCGTGTGCATTGATCATGTACTCATGAAGCTATCCTGGAGACATGTATTCCTGCGCGCGTGCATGTAACCGTTAGTTGCGTCTAACCGATGTCAACGACTTTTTACCCGCTTGGGTCTCAATCCGGTCGTGAACATTCTTTAATATCACCATTGGCATTGATTATATGTTGTTACTTGCTGACTCGAAATTCCTGATAGATGGAGACAGCTGCGGGATCATCCGACCAATCACcttacatataggcatacaTCATTCACCATCCCTAGGATGATGCAACACAGGCTCCTAGAATGCGATCCCCCCCATTGAAACATGAGAAAACATCTAGATAATCCCCTTGAGAGGAGCATATTCAACCGCCGGCCAGAGTATCATCTGCAACCTTGACATATTGTTCAACTGCCCTTCTACTGTCAAGATGGGGGCTGGCTTATCAGCAAGCTCCGGTGACATTTCGCGACAAATTTCCCTTAAGTGCCCAGATAAGAAGGTGGGGGCGTTGCCGCGCTGATCGCAGTCGGCGCGTTCCGGATTTTGCTTCCCCTCAACAACTCGGACCGGTCCGGCGGTCTCCATTTCCCCCGATGACCGGTCATTGCCCGCTTCACGCATTAGAAGTCAAACGGCGGCGGTCACCTTGTTCGTCTGATCGTGTTCGAGTTGTCTCACCCCATGGCTTTTGCTAGGTCTGCTACCTCTCAGGAGTTATCTTTTGCAAGTAATACTCAGTCACAAGTTGTGTTCAACGCGAGCGTGCGAACATCAGTCGAGTACCATGGAGGAACGTCGCGACGACGAACAGGGACTGGGAACAGATAAACAAACTGGACTCAACCCCGTGATGCCTCATCGATCCTCGAACGATCACGCAAGCATCGAAGCTTTTTCCAGTGCCCCTCAGCACACACTTCAAACTCCAAAGACCGCATTGGACACAAGTAAGTTTGAGCCAACTCATGCTCTCCGGTCTCGAAAGCCCTTTGAACGAGCTCTAATGAGACTCAGTAGACGATGAGCTCCACGACGACGAAATCGAGTATCCCGACGGCGGGCTCCAGGCCTGGATGGTGGTGGTCGGCGCGTGGTGCGCCATGATCCCGCCGATGGGCATCATCAACACCATTTCCGTGCTCCAAGGCTGGCTGCTGCAAAACGAGCTCAAGGGCGTACCTGAAAGCAAAGCGGGATGGATCTTCTCTTGTTATGCGTTTTTCATCACGGCTTGCGGGGCACAAATTGGTCGGTGTTCTCTGGAGTGCCGGTAACCCAACTGAGACTGACGATGGAGTCAATCACAGGACCAGTGTTTGACGCATTCGGCATCAGGGTGCTACTCATCCCAGGCTCCATTGGCATGATTGCCTCAATGATCTTCCTCAGCTTGTCGACAGGTAAACCCCCTCACACCAGCATCGCACCGACAGCACCATGGTCCGCATCAGTGCTGACACAACGCCTACGTACCCAGAGTTCTACCAAATGCTGCTCTCCTTCGGCGTCTGCGGCGGCATCAGCGCCGCCTTCCTCTTCAACCCGGCCCTCTCCGCCATAGGCCACTGGTTCAACGAGCGCCGCGCCTTCGCGACAGGCGTAGCCTGCACGGCCGGCGGCCTCGGCGGCATCGGCTTCTCCCTCATCATCCAGTACCTCGCGCCACGCATCGGCTTCCCCTGGGCCATGCGCATCATCGCCTTCATCTCGACGGGCAGCCTGGTCGTCACGAACCTCTTCCTCCGGAAACGCCTCCCGCCCAAACGCAAAGCCAAGGCCCTGATCGACTTTCGCCTTCTGCGCGACTCCAAGTTCGGCGTTACCGTGGTGGCCGTCTTCTTTGTCGAGTTTGCCGTCTTTATACCCTATTCGTACATATCGTCCTACGCTATTGAAAAGGGGCTCGGCCTGCAGAAGTCCTTCCTCCTCAACGTCCTGCTCAACGCTGGCGCGATACCGGGCCGGATGTTACCGGGTTACATTGCCGACCGCGTGGGCGCCTTCAACACAATGTGCGTCACGTCCCTCTGCTGCGGCGTCTTGATTCTGGGTTTGTGGCTCGCCGCCGGCGACGTGGACGCCAAGATCATGTCCTTTACCACCCTATTTGGATTCTGGTCCGGGGCGGCCATCAGCTTGTCGCCGGTGTGTATCTCGCGCGTCTGCAAGATTGAGGACTATGGCAAGTCGACGGGCATGGCGTACTTCATTGCCAGCTTTGGTGCGCTGGTAGGTATTCCCTTGGCCGGGTTCCTGTTGAAGACGGGGACCGAGCTTTATCGGAACTTGATCATCTTCGCGGGGGCGGCGTACATGGTTGCATTTGTTGCATTCTGTGGTGCTAGGGGCATCGCGGGCGGGTGGAAACCAGCGTTGTTCTAGAGGAATCGCAACTTGTGGATGAGCCCTAATAAGCGAAAGCTTAGCGGCGAAAAGTAGCATCTGAGCAACTGGGTGATAGGAAAAGATGCCGAGCAAAGGGATCAGCAGGATTGATCGTGGCATTGATGGTTGCGATAATGTTCTCAGTAGCAGCAGCGTTATCAGTAGTATTGAGATCATAAGTTGCCAGCTTAGTTACTTTACCCACTTGCCAGGGTACCGCAGCGAGATGGTGTCAACTGTCAAGACAGAATTCATGTTCATGTTTCTTATAATTCATTGTCGACTAATCATCATAATTATTGTGCCTAACTGGTCAAGCTGTTCAATCATTTCGGCTATGATGTAATCCACATCTTGTCATTCACAATTCTTCGTCGGCCGAAGTGCGGGAATGCCAGACTCCACTAGCCGGAGATGAGATTCCTTTCCGCCACTTCGCGCACCAAGCCTGCAATCTTGCAAGTGGGCTTTAACATGACTGATTTGATGGTATCCAAGACTGGTTACGGCATTCCCCTTGGCGAATAAGTCATTTCACTAGATAGCTCAATTCACTTTGACAACTTCTGTACCTCAACGAGCGGACAAGAGCGATAGTGAAGGAGCGTTAGTCAGACTGCGCATGTGGGCCGACGCTGTACTTCGCACCCTCCGTTTCCGCAGAACTACTATCCCGCAATTTGACTCATTGGAACGTAACAATTGCCGTTGGGATTCCTGCTTAGCCAGAAATGGCAATCACTGTCCGGTGGCTCTGCAATGCTGTAGCGGGAATAAACCCAACAAACTCGAGACTGACCTGGGATGGCATGCGTATAAGAGGTGTATGCATTAAATGGGCTCATGCTGTGTACTTCAAACTTTCACCACCACTAACATCCATTCATGATCACTCAGCTAGCGCTAAGCCATACCTCACACACTAGCACGGCTTATCACAAGTTGGAAGAGGAGGCGATGGCTGCCTGATTATAATGGACAACTCTTAATATCCAATCAAACATCGCGTAGCCAACATCACCAAACGTCAACAACACAATGACCCTTCAGTGccattttatataaaaaggaacccGTCTGATAGATCGAGTTCACACTGGATAAGTCTATTGGCCAACCTAGAGAACTCCTCATCCTCCAATAAACAAATTTCAGTTTTCGAATCTTGTATCACGCCATGGCAGACAGCGCTCCCAAAGAAGCCGAGCCGGAGCGGCGCGAGGCTCTTGACATCCTCGACGCCAAAGCCTCTCAGTTGGCGAACCTAATCAAGAAGAGCAAGCACTTCATTGCCTTTACCGGTGCAGGTATCTCTACCTCTGCAGGTGAGCTTTATCCTCCATTAATATGAGATGCAAGTCGCGCGATTCGGCTGGGCCGCCCTAGTTGTTTGGTCTACATAATCAAAGAAACATTCAGGGCTAGACAACGGTATCTTAGGAATTCCCGACTTCCGCGGACCTGAAGGTGCCTGGACACTCAGAGCCCAGGGAAGGCAGAGAACGGGCAAGACGACGGACACGCTCCAGGCCATCCCTACCAAGACGCACATGGCGCTCGTCGAGCTGCAGGACCGCGGCATATTGAAGTATCTCGTCAGTCAAAACTGCGACGGCTTGCACCGGAAGAGTGGAATTTTACCAGTAAGTTTCTGGCTTATCACTGCTGGGGTTTGGAGAGTTGATCAGACAATCGCTATTACCCTTCGTCCAGGAGAAGATTTCCGAGCTTCATGGAAACAGTAACCGCGAGTATTGCAAAGACTGCGGTAAAGAGTACCTCCGAGGTATCGTACCCCCTTTTCATCACCAAACCCCCATCATCACTGCAGATACTAACGAAGAACAACCAGACTTCCGCGCCGTAGCAACCTACGAAAAATCAATCCGCGACCACCGCACCGGCCGCAAATGC
The Colletotrichum lupini chromosome 6, complete sequence DNA segment above includes these coding regions:
- a CDS encoding riboflavin transporter MCH5, with amino-acid sequence MEERRDDEQGLGTDKQTGLNPVMPHRSSNDHASIEAFSSAPQHTLQTPKTALDTIDDELHDDEIEYPDGGLQAWMVVVGAWCAMIPPMGIINTISVLQGWLLQNELKGVPESKAGWIFSCYAFFITACGAQIGPVFDAFGIRVLLIPGSIGMIASMIFLSLSTEFYQMLLSFGVCGGISAAFLFNPALSAIGHWFNERRAFATGVACTAGGLGGIGFSLIIQYLAPRIGFPWAMRIIAFISTGSLVVTNLFLRKRLPPKRKAKALIDFRLLRDSKFGVTVVAVFFVEFAVFIPYSYISSYAIEKGLGLQKSFLLNVLLNAGAIPGRMLPGYIADRVGAFNTMCVTSLCCGVLILGLWLAAGDVDAKIMSFTTLFGFWSGAAISLSPVCISRVCKIEDYGKSTGMAYFIASFGALVGIPLAGFLLKTGTELYRNLIIFAGAAYMVAFVAFCGARGIAGGWKPALF